The proteins below are encoded in one region of Chroicocephalus ridibundus chromosome 9, bChrRid1.1, whole genome shotgun sequence:
- the PGK1 gene encoding phosphoglycerate kinase 1 — translation MSLSNKLTLDKVDVKGKRVVMRVDFNVPMKDHNITNNQRIKAAVPTIKHCLDHGAKSVVLMSHLGRPDGVPMPEKFSLAPVAVELKALMGREVLFLKDCVGPEVEKACANPAAGSVILLENLRFHVEEEGKGKDASGNKIKADPAKVEAFRASLSKLGDVYVNDAFGTAHRAHSSMVGVNLPQKAAGFLMKKELDYFAKALESPERPFLAILGGAKVQDKIQLISNMLDKVNEMIIGGGMAFTFLKVINNMEIGNSLFDEEGSKIVKDLMAKAEKNGVKITLPVDFVTADKFDENAQTGEATVASGIPAGWMGLDCGPESVKKFVEVVGRAKQIVWNGPVGVFEWDKFAKGTKALMDKVVEVTGKGSITIIGGGDTATCCAKWNTEDKVSHVSTGGGASLELLEGKVLPGVDALSNV, via the exons ATGTCTCTCTCCAACAAGCTCACCCTCGACAAGGTGGACGTGAAGGGCAAGCGGGTCGTCATGAG gGTTGACTTCAACGTTCCAATGAAGGATCACAACATAACCAACAATCAAAG AATCAAGGCAGCTGTTCCTACCATCAAGCACTGCTTGGATCATGGAGCCAAGTCAGTGGTTTTGATGAGTCACCTGGGTCGCCCAGATGGTGTTCCTATGCCTGAAAAGTTCTCCTTGGCCCCAGTAGCTGTGGAGCTTAAAGCACTCATGGGCAG GGAGGTCTTATTCCTGAAGGATTGTGTTGGTCCTGAGGTGGAAAAGGCCTGTGCTAATCCTGCAGCTGGCTCCGTCATCCTGCTAGAGAACCTCCGATTCCATGTagaagaagaagggaaagggaaggatgcTTCAGGGAACAAG atcAAGGCTGATCCTGCAAAAGTGGAGGCTTTCAGAGCCTCTCTTTCTAAACTGGGAGATGTCTATGTCAATGATGCTTTTGGAACGGCCCACCGAGCTCACAG CTCCATGGTAGGTGTCAATCTGCCTCAGAAGGCTGCTGGCTTCCTGATGAAGAAAGAACTGGATTATTTTGCTAAGGCCCTAGAGAGTCCAGAGAGACCCTTCTTAGCAATTCTTGGAGG AGCCAAAGTTCAGGATAAGATCCAGCTGATCAGTAACATGTTGGATAAGGTCAACGAGATGATCATTGGTGGTGGAATGGCTTTCACCTTCCTGAAGGTGATCAACAACATGGAG ATTGGCAACTCTCTGTTTGACGAAGAGGGATCAAAAATTGTCAAGGACCTGATGGCCAAGGCAGAGAAGAACGGCGTGAAGATTACTCTGCCTGTTGACTTCGTCACTGCAGACAAATTTGATGAGAATGCACAGACTGGGGAAGCCACAGTGGCTTCAGGCATTCCTGCTGGCTGGATG GGCTTGGACTGTGGCCCTGAAAGTGTGAAGAAGTTTGTGGAAGTTGTGGGAAGGGCCAAGCAAATTGTGTGGAATGGTCCAGTTGGTGTCTTTGAGTGGGACAAGTTTGCCAAAGGAACCAAAGCCCTGATGGACAAAGTGGTAGAAGTAACTGGAAAGGGCAGCATCACCATTATCG GTGGTGGAGATACAGCCACTTGCTGTGCAAAGTGGAACACTGAGGATAAAGTTAGCCATGTCAGCACAGGAGGTGGCGCCAGCCTGGAACTGCTAGAGG